The following proteins come from a genomic window of Geomonas sp. RF6:
- a CDS encoding UbiD family decarboxylase produces the protein MAHRDLRAFLERLKSLGELHTVQVEVDPDLEVAEITDRQSKAPGGGKGLLFLRVKGSPFPVATNLFGSPARMAAALDVAALSSLTGRMEELLADPALAPLPVRITAPRCQEAVQETPDLSLFPFVKSWPGESGAFITLPLVFTRDPETGAGNCGMYRVRIFDGASAGIRWKKGSGGWRHHEKHRTAGTRMPVAIALGGPPALTFAAALPLPDPFDEISFAGFLNRAPLEMARCLTCDLEVPADAELVIEGYLDPGGTRGEGAFGNHTGCYDPGEEVPVLQVTCVTHRADLIYPATIVGPPPMEDCHLAKGAERAMLALSRRQCPAIVDISLPLEGIFHGCALVAIEKRAPGEGRAVLESLREGGWLKRGKILVVLDALPGDPFADALWRTLNHARFPRDIVVEDGRIGLDATRKLPGEADEVLRPLEKDPAVTALVTKRWKDYGF, from the coding sequence ATGGCGCACAGGGACTTGCGGGCGTTTCTGGAAAGGCTGAAGTCGCTCGGGGAACTCCATACGGTGCAGGTCGAGGTCGATCCGGACCTGGAGGTCGCGGAGATCACCGACCGGCAGAGCAAGGCCCCCGGCGGGGGGAAGGGGCTTCTCTTCCTCCGCGTCAAGGGGAGCCCTTTCCCTGTGGCGACGAACCTTTTCGGCTCCCCGGCGCGCATGGCAGCGGCCCTCGATGTGGCAGCGCTTTCCTCACTTACCGGCCGGATGGAAGAGCTTCTGGCCGACCCGGCGCTGGCGCCCCTTCCGGTGCGGATCACCGCTCCGCGCTGCCAGGAGGCGGTGCAGGAAACCCCCGATCTTTCCCTCTTCCCTTTTGTAAAGAGCTGGCCAGGGGAGAGCGGAGCCTTCATTACCCTCCCGCTCGTCTTTACCCGCGACCCCGAAACCGGTGCCGGGAACTGCGGCATGTACCGGGTGCGCATCTTCGACGGCGCGAGCGCCGGGATTCGCTGGAAAAAGGGGAGCGGGGGGTGGCGACACCACGAGAAACACCGTACGGCGGGGACGCGGATGCCGGTGGCGATAGCACTCGGGGGACCCCCTGCGCTGACCTTTGCCGCCGCGCTGCCGCTTCCCGACCCTTTTGACGAAATCTCCTTTGCGGGATTTCTGAATCGCGCCCCGCTGGAGATGGCACGCTGCCTTACCTGCGACCTGGAGGTCCCGGCGGATGCCGAGCTCGTGATAGAGGGGTACCTGGACCCCGGGGGGACCAGAGGTGAAGGGGCGTTCGGCAATCACACCGGTTGCTACGACCCGGGGGAAGAGGTGCCGGTGCTGCAGGTCACCTGCGTGACCCACCGCGCCGATCTCATCTATCCTGCGACGATAGTGGGACCCCCCCCGATGGAGGACTGTCACCTCGCCAAGGGGGCGGAGCGCGCCATGCTGGCGCTCAGCCGCAGGCAGTGCCCGGCTATCGTGGACATCTCCCTGCCGCTGGAGGGAATCTTCCACGGCTGCGCCCTGGTGGCGATCGAGAAGCGCGCCCCCGGCGAGGGGAGGGCAGTCCTCGAGTCGCTGCGCGAGGGGGGGTGGCTGAAGAGGGGGAAGATACTGGTAGTTCTCGACGCGCTCCCCGGCGATCCCTTCGCGGACGCGCTCTGGCGCACCCTCAACCACGCGCGCTTCCCGCGCGACATCGTGGTCGAGGACGGCCGCATCGGGCTCGACGCGACGCGAAAGCTCCCGGGGGAGGCGGACGAGGTGCTCCGCCCGCTGGAGAAGGATCCGGCGGTGACGGCCCTCGTGACGAAGCGCTGGAAAGATTACGGGTTTTGA